The Chroicocephalus ridibundus chromosome 2, bChrRid1.1, whole genome shotgun sequence genome includes a region encoding these proteins:
- the TIGD5 gene encoding tigger transposable element-derived protein 5, whose translation MPGGEPEAGGGPAGMAGGRRGGGKAGGGVSVKMALRRAYSIKDKLQAIERVKKGERQASVCRAFGVPGGTLRGWLKDEAKLRWFLEQLGGEVGTQRKKMRLANEEEIDRAVYAWFLALRQHGVPLSGPLIQAQAEAFARQIYGPECTFKASHGWFWRWQKRHGISSQRIYGEGGLSAEPERAPATCPDTLPMPATDASGYGDEQIYNANVTGLYWKLLPGQTGEATTARRRPAPRERVTVLLAANLTGSHKLKPLVVGGLRDPPSLRHHNQDKFPACYRYSPEARLGPALLRAWFFEDFVPGVKRYLRRSCLQQKAVLLLSSPPSSSGTGPEESPPLQTPDGSIRALFLSKGPAGSGSAGGGGRIPAPLEQGVVSTFKQLYKRELLRLAVSCVAGGAGGPMDFVRSFLLKDMLYLAGLSWDLIPPGSIEKCWLLGLRAAFEPQPGEEEHGDPQRGEEGGGDSKVFSDLTHLAALAYKRLAPEEVADWLHLDDTAPGTEEDNGEEDAEEEGSGGCGAEEEEEEAAARDEDGRKGGEGGDGLLPTAREAIKGLETALRWLEGQDPRQVGPLKLVQLRSLISMAQRLHHGGSPHS comes from the coding sequence ATGCCCGGAGGGGAGCCGGAGGCGGGTGGGGGTCCGGCCGGTATGGCGGGTGGGCGTCGTGGGGGTGGTAAAGCgggcgggggggtgtcggtgAAGATGGCGCTGCGGCGGGCCTACTCCATCAAGGACAAGCTGCAGGCCATCGAGAGGGTGAAGAAAGGCGAGCGGCAGGCCTCGGTGTGCCGGGCTTTCGGGGTGCCGGGGGGAACGCTGAGGGGTTGGCTGAAGGACGAGGCCAAGCTGCGGTGGTTCCTGGAGCAGCTGGGGGGCGAGGTGGGGACCCAACGCAAGAAGATGCGCTTGGCCAACGAGGAGGAGATCGACCGCGCCGTCTACGCCTGGTTCCTCGCCCTCCGACAGCATGGCGTCCCCCTCTCCGGACCCCTCATCCAAGCCCAGGCCGAGGCCTTCGCCCGGCAGATCTACGGCCCTGAATGTACCTTCAAGGCCAGCCACGGCTGGTTCTGGCGCTGGCAGAAGCGGCATGGCATCTCCAGCCAGCGCATCTACGGCGAGGGCGGTCTCTCCGCCGAACCCGAGCGGGCTCCCGCCACCTGCCCCGACACCTTGCCGATGCCGGCCACCGATGCCAGTGGCTACGGCGACGAGCAGATCTACAACGCCAATGTCACCGGGCTCTACTGGAAGCTGCTGCCGGGACAGACCGGTGAGGCAACGACAGCACGGCGGCGACCGGCTCCCCGAGAACGGGTCACCGTGCTGCTGGCTGCTAACTTGACCGGCTCCCACAAGCTCAAGCCGTTGGTGGTGGGGGGCCTTCGCGATCCCCCCAGCCTCCGCCATCACAACCAGGACAAATTCCCCGCTTGCTACCGCTACAGCCCTGAAGCCAGGTTGGGGCCGGCGCTTCTCCGGGCTTGGTTCTTTGAGGACTTCGTGCCGGGTGTGAAACGCTACCTGCGGCggagctgcctgcagcagaaggCTGTGTTGCTGCTCAGCTCCCCACCGTCCTCCTCCGGGACGGGCCCCGAGGAGTCCCCACCGCTGCAGACCCCTGACGGCTCCATCCGTGCCCTCTTCCTCTCCAAGGGCCCTGCCGGGAGCGGCTCGGCCGGAGGAGGTGGCCGAATCCCGGCCCCGTTGGAGCAGGGGGTGGTGTCCACCTTCAAGCAGCTCTACAAGCGCGAATTGCTGCGCTTGGCTGTCTCCTGCGTGGCTGGCGGCGCTGGTGGCCCCATGGACTTTGTGCGGTCCTTCCTCCTCAAGGACATGTTGTACCTGGCCGGTCTCTCTTGGGACCTCATCCCCCCTGGCTCCATCGAGAAATGTTGGCTGCTGGGCTTGCGCGCCGCCTTcgagccccagcccggggaggAAGAGCACGGAGACCCCCAGCGCGGGGAGGAAGGCGGCGGGGACAGCAAAGTCTTTAGTGACCTGACCCACCTGGCCGCCTTGGCTTACAAACGCTTGGCTCCCGAGGAGGTGGCCGACTGGTTGCACTTGGATGATACAGCCCCGGGGACGGAGGAGGACAATGGGGAAGAGGATGCTGAGGAGGAAGgctctgggggctgtggggcagaggaggaggaggaggaggcagctgccagAGATGAGGATGGCAGAAAgggtggagaaggaggggatGGCTTGCTGCCCACGGCTCGGGAAGCCATCAAAGGTCTGGAGACGGCGTTGCGCTGGCTGGAGGGTCAGGACCCCCGGCAAGTGGGGCCGCTGAAGCTGGTGCAGCTCCGCTCCCTCATCAGCATGGCCCAGCGGTTGCACCACGGCGGCAGCCCCCATTCCTAG
- the GFUS gene encoding GDP-L-fucose synthase isoform X3, giving the protein MTEATGPVAKRILVTGGSGLVGRAIEKVVADGEGRPDEKWIFVSSRDANLTNAAETKALFEEHKPTHVIHLAAMVGGLFKNIRYNLDFWRRNVHINDNVLHTAYETGVQKVVSCLSTCIFPDKTTYPIDESMGLLRAARLPLHCRHPHQRLRAARQLQHRGWPRPARAHPQGLPGQTDWLRSDRLGHGQAQETVHLLPALAILRVGFPLTGRAGGQQPPPKSHLPLRRTWPGSSFGSCGNTMRWNPSFCQWEKKMKSPSGRQQRRSWRPWTSGESLFLTPPKRTGSSRRRPVTPSYGATCPASSSHLSSKP; this is encoded by the exons ATGACGGAGGCGACGGGGCCTGTGGCCAAGCGCATCCTGGTGACGGGTGGCAGCGGCTTGGTGGGGAGAGCCATCGAGAAGGTGGTGGCCGATGGAGAGGGGCGGCCAGACGAGAAGTGGATCTTCGTGTCCTCCAGAGACGCCAACTTGAC GAATGCCGCCGAGACCAAAGCCCTGTTCGAAGAGCACAAGCCCACCCATGTCATCCACCTGGCCGCCATGGTCGGGGGCCTCTTCAAAAACATCCGCTACAACCTGGATTTTTGG AGGAGAAACGTTCATATCAACGACAATGTCCTGCACACGGCCTACGAGACGGGGGTGCAGAAGGTGGTCTCCTGCCTCTCCACCTGCATCTTCCCCGACAAGACGACGTACCCCATCGATGAGAGCATG GGGCTACTTCGAGCAGCACGGCTGCCGCTTCACTGCCGTCATCCCCACCAACGTCTTCGGGCCGCACGACAACTTCAACATCGAGGATGGCCACGTCCTGCCAGGGCTCATCCACAAGGTCTACCTGGCCAAAC AGACTGGCTCCGCTCTGACCGTCTGGGGCACGGGCAAGCCCAGGAGACAGTTCATCTACTCCCTG CGTTGGCCATCCTCAGGGTTGGGTTCCCTCtcactgggagggctgggggacagCAGCCACCCCCCAAGAGCCATCTGCCCCTCCGCAGGACCTGGCCCGGCTCTTCCTTTGGGTCTTGCGGGAATACGATGAGGTGGAACCCATCATTTTGTCAG TGGGAGAAGAAGATGAAGTCTCCatcagggaggcagcagaggcgATCGTGGAGGCCATGGACTTCAGGGGAGAGCTTGTT TTTGACACCACCAAAGCGGACGGGCAGTTCAAGAAGACGGCCAGTAACGCCAAGCTACGGCGCTACCTGCCCAGCTTCCAGTTCACACCTTTCAAGCAAG ccgtGA
- the GFUS gene encoding GDP-L-fucose synthase isoform X1, protein MTEATGPVAKRILVTGGSGLVGRAIEKVVADGEGRPDEKWIFVSSRDANLTNAAETKALFEEHKPTHVIHLAAMVGGLFKNIRYNLDFWRRNVHINDNVLHTAYETGVQKVVSCLSTCIFPDKTTYPIDESMIHNGPPHSSNFGYSYAKRMIDIQNRGYFEQHGCRFTAVIPTNVFGPHDNFNIEDGHVLPGLIHKVYLAKQTGSALTVWGTGKPRRQFIYSLGWVPSHWEGWGTAATPQEPSAPPQDLARLFLWVLREYDEVEPIILSVGEEDEVSIREAAEAIVEAMDFRGELVFDTTKADGQFKKTASNAKLRRYLPSFQFTPFKQAVKETCAWFSANYTNARK, encoded by the exons ATGACGGAGGCGACGGGGCCTGTGGCCAAGCGCATCCTGGTGACGGGTGGCAGCGGCTTGGTGGGGAGAGCCATCGAGAAGGTGGTGGCCGATGGAGAGGGGCGGCCAGACGAGAAGTGGATCTTCGTGTCCTCCAGAGACGCCAACTTGAC GAATGCCGCCGAGACCAAAGCCCTGTTCGAAGAGCACAAGCCCACCCATGTCATCCACCTGGCCGCCATGGTCGGGGGCCTCTTCAAAAACATCCGCTACAACCTGGATTTTTGG AGGAGAAACGTTCATATCAACGACAATGTCCTGCACACGGCCTACGAGACGGGGGTGCAGAAGGTGGTCTCCTGCCTCTCCACCTGCATCTTCCCCGACAAGACGACGTACCCCATCGATGAGAGCATG ATTCACAACGGGCCACCACATAGCTCCAACTTTGGCTACTCCTACGCCAAGAGGATGATCGACATCCAGAATAG GGGCTACTTCGAGCAGCACGGCTGCCGCTTCACTGCCGTCATCCCCACCAACGTCTTCGGGCCGCACGACAACTTCAACATCGAGGATGGCCACGTCCTGCCAGGGCTCATCCACAAGGTCTACCTGGCCAAAC AGACTGGCTCCGCTCTGACCGTCTGGGGCACGGGCAAGCCCAGGAGACAGTTCATCTACTCCCTG GGTTGGGTTCCCTCtcactgggagggctgggggacagCAGCCACCCCCCAAGAGCCATCTGCCCCTCCGCAGGACCTGGCCCGGCTCTTCCTTTGGGTCTTGCGGGAATACGATGAGGTGGAACCCATCATTTTGTCAG TGGGAGAAGAAGATGAAGTCTCCatcagggaggcagcagaggcgATCGTGGAGGCCATGGACTTCAGGGGAGAGCTTGTT TTTGACACCACCAAAGCGGACGGGCAGTTCAAGAAGACGGCCAGTAACGCCAAGCTACGGCGCTACCTGCCCAGCTTCCAGTTCACACCTTTCAAGCAAG ccgtGAAGGAGACCTGTGCCTGGTTCAGTGCCAACTACACCAACGCCAGGAAGTGA
- the LOC134512300 gene encoding protein brambleberry-like: MGRCPQTCSWSWRGGGGCSRPQGAPCTPFSPQDTPTPTIIMVSWSCWALLLLCAIASFFGWLGLGTPLEEVETPPEVVVQLRSSCADPSEEEVAKLGVNVFDCQANAEGRRTNPSTPDAEGQEELQEQPGKFLQPRLETLITSREHQVAQLMEDIAQRMGNVSSHGAMGLQEGHQVVLSDLHHTQERARDIYSQLEHDLALLLAQQCRMEEVMEKLRQVNRSLGLMLVAVEGAQSRLENQLEHLHATLDPAGELGMGAGGQMGAGGCQHWALSPCPAGQSPSAISTCILHGSYLLLLVALLVPMPPRAILLLLAFSILGELLGIPALSTLLALAVAGQLLVMAARRGAGGPWLVPLQEEPRHQLTSTPERECKMELLQEEMDRLEMSCLQEPSCLEQPPVMAGDTPRLAGRMSSIPGGWRTKLSSCGAMLEPAMGTGKHWEPKPCTPSQSLASDMSSLSPRLPCQGLTRAGQRCRKKAILGQDFCHVHTTG, from the exons ATGGGGAGGTGCCCCCAAACCTGTTCTTGGtcttggagggggggagggggctgttcTCGACCTCAGGGTGCTCCCTGCACCCCTTTCTCCCCGCAGGatacccccacccccaccatcATCATggtgtcctggagctgctgggctctgctgctcctctgcgCCATTGCAAGTTTTTTTGGGTGGCTGGGACTTGGCACCCCCCTGGAGGAGGTGGAGACCCCCCCAGAG GTTGTGGTGCAGCTCCGCTCGTCCTGCGCTGACCCGAGCGAGGAGGAGGTGGCCAAGCTGGGGGTGAACGTGTTTGACTGCCAGGCCAACGCCGAGGGTCGCCGGACAAACCCCAGCACCCCGGATGCG gaggggcaggaggagctgcaggagcagccgggcAAGTTCTTGCAGCCAAGACTGGAGACCCTCATCACCAGCAGGGAGCACCAGGTGGCCCAGCTCATGGAGGACATTGCCCAGCGGATGG GGAACGTGAGCAgccatggggccatggggctccaggAAGGGCACCAGGTTGTCCTGTCCGATCTCCACCACACACAGGAAAGAGCTCGGGACATCTATTCCCAACTAG AGCATGACCTGGCCCTTCTCCTGGCCCAGCAGTGCCGGATGGAGGAGGTGATGGAAAAACTGCGTCAGGTCAACAGGAGCCTGGGATTGATGCTGGTGGCCGTGGAGGGTGCACAGAGCCGGCTGGAGAACCAACTGGAGCACCTTCATGCCACCCTTGACCCAGCTGGTGAGCTGGGAATGGGTGCTGGAGGGCagatgggtgctggtgggtgccaACACTGGGCTCTTTCTCCCTGTCCTGCAGGTCAGAGCCCAAGTGCCATCTCCACCTGCATCCTTCATGGCTCCTACCTTCTGCTGCTGGTTGCACTACTGGTGCCCATGCCGCCCcgtgccatcctcctcctccttgccttcaGCATCCTTGGCGAGCTCCTCGGCATCCCAGCACTCTCCACTCTCCTGGCCCTTGCTGTGGCAG GGCAGTTGCTGGTGATGGCTGCCCGCCGTGGTGCTGGGGGACCCTGGCTGGTTCCTCTGCAGGAGGAACCCCGTCACCAGCTCACCTCCACCCCGGAAAG GGAGTGCAAAATGGAGCTGTTGCAGGAGGAGATGGACAGGTTGGAGATGAGCTGCCTGCAAG AGCCCTCGTGCCTGGAGCAGCCCCCAGTGATGGCAGGGGACACCCCTCGCTTAGCAGGGAGGATGTCATCCATCCCTGGCGGCTGGAGGACAAAGCTGAGCTCGTGTGGG GCAATGCTGGAGCCTGCCAtgggcactgggaagcactgggagccCAAACCTTGCACCCCAAGCCAGTCTCTGGCCAGTGACAT GTCCTCGTTGTCCCCACGGCTCCCATGCCAGGGCCTCACCAGGGCCGGGCAGCGATGCCGGAAGAAAGCCATCCTCGGGCAGGACTTCTGCCACGTCCACACCACCGGTTGA
- the GFUS gene encoding GDP-L-fucose synthase isoform X2 has protein sequence MTEATGPVAKRILVTGGSGLVGRAIEKVVADGEGRPDEKWIFVSSRDANLTNAAETKALFEEHKPTHVIHLAAMVGGLFKNIRYNLDFWRRNVHINDNVLHTAYETGVQKVVSCLSTCIFPDKTTYPIDESMIHNGPPHSSNFGYSYAKRMIDIQNRGYFEQHGCRFTAVIPTNVFGPHDNFNIEDGHVLPGLIHKVYLAKQTGSALTVWGTGKPRRQFIYSLDLARLFLWVLREYDEVEPIILSVGEEDEVSIREAAEAIVEAMDFRGELVFDTTKADGQFKKTASNAKLRRYLPSFQFTPFKQAVKETCAWFSANYTNARK, from the exons ATGACGGAGGCGACGGGGCCTGTGGCCAAGCGCATCCTGGTGACGGGTGGCAGCGGCTTGGTGGGGAGAGCCATCGAGAAGGTGGTGGCCGATGGAGAGGGGCGGCCAGACGAGAAGTGGATCTTCGTGTCCTCCAGAGACGCCAACTTGAC GAATGCCGCCGAGACCAAAGCCCTGTTCGAAGAGCACAAGCCCACCCATGTCATCCACCTGGCCGCCATGGTCGGGGGCCTCTTCAAAAACATCCGCTACAACCTGGATTTTTGG AGGAGAAACGTTCATATCAACGACAATGTCCTGCACACGGCCTACGAGACGGGGGTGCAGAAGGTGGTCTCCTGCCTCTCCACCTGCATCTTCCCCGACAAGACGACGTACCCCATCGATGAGAGCATG ATTCACAACGGGCCACCACATAGCTCCAACTTTGGCTACTCCTACGCCAAGAGGATGATCGACATCCAGAATAG GGGCTACTTCGAGCAGCACGGCTGCCGCTTCACTGCCGTCATCCCCACCAACGTCTTCGGGCCGCACGACAACTTCAACATCGAGGATGGCCACGTCCTGCCAGGGCTCATCCACAAGGTCTACCTGGCCAAAC AGACTGGCTCCGCTCTGACCGTCTGGGGCACGGGCAAGCCCAGGAGACAGTTCATCTACTCCCTG GACCTGGCCCGGCTCTTCCTTTGGGTCTTGCGGGAATACGATGAGGTGGAACCCATCATTTTGTCAG TGGGAGAAGAAGATGAAGTCTCCatcagggaggcagcagaggcgATCGTGGAGGCCATGGACTTCAGGGGAGAGCTTGTT TTTGACACCACCAAAGCGGACGGGCAGTTCAAGAAGACGGCCAGTAACGCCAAGCTACGGCGCTACCTGCCCAGCTTCCAGTTCACACCTTTCAAGCAAG ccgtGAAGGAGACCTGTGCCTGGTTCAGTGCCAACTACACCAACGCCAGGAAGTGA
- the PYCR3 gene encoding pyrroline-5-carboxylate reductase 3, translated as MEAAELRVGFVGAGRMAGGLARGLLRAGKVPASSILASAPSDKNLDAWRESGCRTTHCNLEVLQESTLVFLATKPHILPGVLQEIRPAVGPHHIVVSLAAGVTLQTLQRLLPAGTKVLRLMPNLPCVVQAGAMVFARGSGAGDGEATLLKSLLSSCGLCEEVPESYINIHTGLSGSGVAYVYLFAEALAEGAVKMGMPGGLASRIAAQTLLGAAKMMLETGEHPAKLRGDVCTPGGTTIHALHQLEKGALRATVMNAVEAATNRACDVAED; from the exons ATGGAGGCGGCGGAGCTGCGGGTGGGCTTCGTGGGCGCCGGGCGGATGGCGGGCGGCCTGGCCCGGGGGTTGCTGCGGGCAg GAAAGGTGccagccagcagcatcctggccagCGCTCCCTCGGACAAAAACCTGGATGCCTGGAGG gagTCGGGCTGCCGGACCACGCACTGCAACCTGGAGGTGCTGCAGGAGAGCACCCTGGTCTTCCTGGCCACCAAACCCCACATCCTGCCAGGCGTCCTGCAGGAGATCCGTCCTGCCGTGGGACCCCACCACATCGTTGTCTCGCTGGCGGCCGGTGTCACCCTCCAGACATTGCAGCGG CTTCTCCCTGCCGGGACCAAGGTGCTGCGGCTCATGCCCAACCTGCCGTGCGTGGTGCAGGCAGGGGCAATGGTCTTcgcccggggcagcggtgccgGTGATGGGGAAGCCACCCTGCTGAAGAGCCTGCTGTCCTCCTGTGGGCTCTGCGAGGAGGTCCCCGAATCCTACATCAACATCCACACCGGCCTCAGCGGCAGCGGGGTGGCCTAC GTCTACCTGTTTGCCGAAGCTTTGGCAGAGGGAGCGGTGAAGATGGGCATGCCGGGCGGCTTGGCCAGCAGGATCGCGGCGCAGACGCTGCTG GGTGCAGCGAAGATGATGCTGGAGACGGGGGAGCACCCGGCGAAGCTGCGAGGAGACGTCTGCACGCCCGGGGGCACCACCATCCACGCGCTGCACCAGCTGGAGAAGGGTGCTTTGCGAGCCACCGTCATGAACGCCGTGGAGGCGGCCACCAACCGGGCATGCGATGTGGCCGAGGACTAG
- the GFUS gene encoding GDP-L-fucose synthase isoform X4, with protein sequence MPPRPKPCSKSTSPPMSSTWPPWSGASSKTSATTWIFGGETFISTTMSCTRPTRRGCRRWSPASPPASSPTRRRTPSMRAWGYFEQHGCRFTAVIPTNVFGPHDNFNIEDGHVLPGLIHKVYLAKQTGSALTVWGTGKPRRQFIYSLGWVPSHWEGWGTAATPQEPSAPPQDLARLFLWVLREYDEVEPIILSVGEEDEVSIREAAEAIVEAMDFRGELVFDTTKADGQFKKTASNAKLRRYLPSFQFTPFKQAVKETCAWFSANYTNARK encoded by the exons ATGCCGCCGAGACCAAAGCCCTGTTCGAAGAGCACAAGCCCACCCATGTCATCCACCTGGCCGCCATGGTCGGGGGCCTCTTCAAAAACATCCGCTACAACCTGGATTTTTGG AGGAGAAACGTTCATATCAACGACAATGTCCTGCACACGGCCTACGAGACGGGGGTGCAGAAGGTGGTCTCCTGCCTCTCCACCTGCATCTTCCCCGACAAGACGACGTACCCCATCGATGAGAGCATG GGGCTACTTCGAGCAGCACGGCTGCCGCTTCACTGCCGTCATCCCCACCAACGTCTTCGGGCCGCACGACAACTTCAACATCGAGGATGGCCACGTCCTGCCAGGGCTCATCCACAAGGTCTACCTGGCCAAAC AGACTGGCTCCGCTCTGACCGTCTGGGGCACGGGCAAGCCCAGGAGACAGTTCATCTACTCCCTG GGTTGGGTTCCCTCtcactgggagggctgggggacagCAGCCACCCCCCAAGAGCCATCTGCCCCTCCGCAGGACCTGGCCCGGCTCTTCCTTTGGGTCTTGCGGGAATACGATGAGGTGGAACCCATCATTTTGTCAG TGGGAGAAGAAGATGAAGTCTCCatcagggaggcagcagaggcgATCGTGGAGGCCATGGACTTCAGGGGAGAGCTTGTT TTTGACACCACCAAAGCGGACGGGCAGTTCAAGAAGACGGCCAGTAACGCCAAGCTACGGCGCTACCTGCCCAGCTTCCAGTTCACACCTTTCAAGCAAG ccgtGAAGGAGACCTGTGCCTGGTTCAGTGCCAACTACACCAACGCCAGGAAGTGA